cttcctgccttttccttcccccccaaTCCCACTCCCTCCGCCGCCGCAGACTGGAGAAATGGAAGTGAGGAACCCGCTGTTTGATGACTCCTCCTTACACCCCTCCAACCCCAAGACGCACCAGTAACACCCCTCCTCTCCTCCGCCCGAGCTCGCTACAGACTGTATGCCCAACGCTGAAGCCTGGTGGGGCGGCCGCGCCGGAGGGGCACCTGCAGCCAGGCAAAGGGGCGCAGACCCCACTCTGCCAGACTGTTCGACGCCTGCCCAATAAACACCCACTAACAGCTATGGGAGGGGGGGATCGCCCCCCGTTTCCAGCGTCCTTGtcctctttgctgctgtgaTTGCGTCCCTGCCTTGCTCTTCGCTCACTGCTCTCGGGGACACGCCAGCCCCACGGGGGGATTTGCCACTGCTTGGCACAGAAACTGGGGGGCACAGTGGTGTCTCTTTGCATTTGGCTTTGAGGAcggggctgctgccctggctgtgtctgGGCTGATGtgacagcagctgggaaagggcTTGGAGAGAGGGTCAGAGAGCGGGAGAGGGGCCAGGGGCATCTAGGCATGCTCGTGTCTCCAGGGGAAGGTGTcagggctgccagcctgcccagagCCCCTCTGCTAGGGATGGAGGCTCTCCCTGGAGTGGGGTGGCATTGATAAAGGCTCTGGTGCCTGgtctgctccctcctccccagcccagccagcccctggcagcagaGTCCCACTCCAGGAGccaagggcaggagcaggagctggctcaGGCAGGCACTGGCATTGCTCCCTGGGATGCACCTTCAGATGCCACCCTGTGCCATGCCTGGCCAGGAGCAGAGGCTCTGCACTGGCTCCATCCCCTTCTAGGGGTGCTGGTCCTTGGAGGCCCAGAGGCACAGACAGTCCCGGTGCCACTGTGGCCTGGgaccctgtgctgggctgggctggcggAGGAGTTCCTCACAGCAAGCCCTGGGTACCAGCTGGGCTCTTGCCCCAGGCCTCCATGGGGTGAAAGCTCAGAAAAAGGGTTCAGGGTGTTGTTTTTAAGCCCGTGTGGCtgtgggggaggaaggagcaagACTGGCGTGGACTTGGGAGGCTGGGAGGGGTAGCCAAGGCACagtggctttgctgtgctgcttctctgccccACGGAGCCCATGCCtttgcagcatccctgtggaGCCTGGTCCCGTGCTCTCTCCAGGCATCCCTCCGTGGCAGAGGCACTCTCCACCGTTCCATCCTAGGCACCTCCTGGGCTCCAGAGACCCCCTGCACGCCTCCGCTGCCCACATCTGCATCTGGGCTCACCAGCCCCTACTTACAAGTCCTTGCTCAGAGCCCGGTGCTGTCCCCCAAAGCCTCCCTGGTGCGTCGCCCGTGACCCCTCCAGCGTAAGGCTCAGCACAGGTTTTGGGTTGCTTTTCACAGATGTGGCTTCATGTCCAGACCCTCGTGTGGACTGTCACGGCCACGGGTCACCTGTTGTGTTGTGCACAGGTGGTGTCTTGCACAGGGGTGGCCTCTTGCATACATGGGAGCTGTTGCACATACAGGAGCCATCATTGCACGCTCAGGAGCCGTTGCACGTGCAGGCAGGCAcatgcagggcaggcagcagtggcagggctgtgcccatGAGCAGTGGTGGTGTGGAACCATCCCCAGTGGGGTCACTGGCAGGGGCCGTCACTGCACCGATCCTTTCCCCgcaccctgctcccctccccgtGGGCTGCTGCCCTTCTCCCTGCACCTCTCATTGTTGTATGGATTGTAGttcttttaaaaggagattttATTAAACGACCATGTTTGAGACCCATGCGAGTGTGTGGTGTGGGGCCAGCTCCCCACTGTGCGGCCCTCGGCTTGGGGTGCTCCTGATGGGagcagggtgggatggggggacagggagggaggaTGCTGTGGGTCCCCCATCCCAAAACCTTCCCCGGGGAATAGCGAGAGTAGccatcctgctcctgcagctggagtaGCCCTCAAACCTTCCCAAGGGTTTTCCCAGATGCAGCAAACCCCAGAGTTTCTTTTCTGGCTTTTCGGCGTTTGCCAGCAGAGGTTTCCCCAGGAAGGATTGGGTGGGAGCTCCGGCTGTGCCTGCCcgcacccagccctgcagcacccagcacccacccacccccccttgCCCCCAGGGCCGGGCCCTTCGCACCTCGGCGGGGTTTGCAGATAAGAGCTATCGTGTCCCCCCATTGTGTGGAGCCTGAGCTCCTCTCCCGGCCCTTTGATCACGCCAGCCCCCCCATCAGGCTGATACAATCTCGTCTCCTCCTGGTTTCGGCAGCCCGGAGGGTGGGTGCTGACTCACCGCCAAAGCACCGGGCACCATCGAAGATGCTTAGCTCAGCCCTGCTTATGGGCGGCCCTGGGggtctccagctgcagccctgggcgGGCAGCATCGCACCCCAAATCACCCGGGGCTTCCCCAGTGCTCACCCTTGGGGAAACCCAGCCTTGCACTCCCCCTTCCAAGCTCCCCAGATTTGTCCTTCCTTTGCTCTCAGCGCCCAGCAGGTTCAAAGCATGCCCAGGCTTTTTGGGAAGATCTAGCTTTGAGCAAAACCCAGCTGCTCCCCCCAGGAAGATCCCCTCACTCAGAGCGctgaggcagcaggagccctgCGTCCCCCTGGAAGCCATGTCCCCACCACATGTTCAGAAGTCATGTGTGGACACCACAATTGTGCTGCAGACATCCCAggacagcccagggctgggtgcagggtCTGTGCTCAGCTCCAGCCTGTCTGTGCCTCAGTTCCCCCAGCTGTAGAACAGCAGGGAGGACCGGCTGGTGCGTTCAGCCACTGTGATGATGTGGGCAATACCCAAATTATACCCCGGGCTCTGTAATGCAGAGGCTTTTTTAATGAGGGGACAGAACGGGACCAAAAGTTCTCCAGGACTTTCATCTCAGCTGGGTTTGGAAGCACCAACTCTTCATCCTGTCCACCCaggccagctgcagccaggcaaaCAGTGGTGCCATGGAGGAGCTTTGGCATTTCTCCCAGGGACAGGGCTTCTGAAGCTGAAGCCTTCCTCAGATGGATCTGGGGTGAAGACTGTGGGCCCCCGACCCATGGcatgcagggctgcagcccaccAAGGTGTGCTAGCCTTAGGTGTGAAACTCAGGGGGGGTCCAGCATAGCCCTGATGGCTTCTCCATCACCTGCcacaggagagagggaggacTGACAGTGAATAAATCTTTTGTGGTTATACACTCTCCTAAAATCTTGTCTCCGAGCCAAACCAGCACCACACCAGTACACTCAGCAAAAGGGGGACAAGCAGATGTGCAGGtctgcacccacccacccccagcctgccacCATCTCAGTGAGCTGGGGAGCACAGAcccatttctttctgctccccTTTTCCTACCGGGATCCCACCCATCCCTGGCTGCATTACAGCCCACAGAGCTGGGCCCGAACCTGGAGAACGAGCAGGCTCCAGCCATGGGGGTGATGGAAGGACacatccttcctcctcctggagcagggcaggagcctCTGCCTTAAACAAGACGTATAGCCAAGCCCTGGCCATTGATGCACAACGACCTGGCACAATAACCGGGCACCCCACACAGCCCCCCCAAAATCACCCCATTGAaatggaggggggagggggcacacaCCCAGAAACCCCACTGGCTCCCTCCACATCCCCCagctaaaaccatcagtgcCACAATGGGCCTCGCTCCTACAAAGGGGCCGGTTCAAAGTCAACGTCTCCCTTCCCCTTTGCCTGTATATGAAAGGGAGCAGGAATGTGTttgagggcagggggtggggtgggggggctggggggcttcCTGGGGGGATGGAGAGAAAGAGCAGgttggcaggaggagggggtCCAGCCCGGGAACAATAAATCAAAGGGAAGGGGAGTTACTGCCAGGCCAAGGATCTTCTGAACCCGCGGGCCGCAGCGGGAGCCcgggaggagcagggctgatggctgctgctggagtccCGCAGCGAGACTTCCTCCGCctgcgggccgggggcgcccggctgcccgcgcccccgccccgccgagccccgcacGGCCCGGTGCTCACGCCTCGGGGCTGAGCATCCCGCAGCAGGACCCGCAGCTgcggggctgggcagccctCGCTGCCCTGATGGGCTTCTTGCATCCTCAGGACATTTTCTTTGGGGGGGggctgccttccctccccacagcagcctggcGCTGCCTGGCACATGCCCAGCCAGCAGTTAGGAAAGGGCTTTAATTCCTGCTCATCCActtgatcttttatttttcttataggAATACAGTTATGGGGGATGAGGGCTGTTCCACGCCCCCCGAGGTGCGGCAGTGCCACAGGCTGGGCCAGGGGCTGATGCCGGTGCGGTGGGTACCATGGTATCCCTGGGTGCCAGGTCTCTCCAGAGCCAAAGTGCTTCACACCAGCACCAAAGCTCttcccccagtgccaccagcagccccatCCGCATTGTGGATGCCAGGCCCTGGGTGCCAGCTCTCTCCAGAGCCAAAGTGCTTCACACCAGCACCAAACTCCttcccccagtgccaccagcagccGCATCCCACTGCCGCGGGGCAGGCTCCTCCAGCCTATCTCTTCGGCATATCTCCAGTGCcagacagcagcagggctcccGGTAATCCGGGTTAATAAACAGGGAGCGGTGCTGGCAGCGGGATCGCCCCTAACCCGGCTTCAACCGGGGTCAGGGGCTGCCTGCACCTGGGAGCCGGCATCGGGCAGGCGGATCCCGGCGGGACTGGGGAAGCTCCCGATGGcgaggcaggagggaggaagggggaaatgCCCCGACAGTGCCATTGTGAAGGGCAGCGCGAGGGGAAAGCCCTTAAGACAGAAGATTCCCAGCGCGCTCCATTGTGGCGCAGATGGGCCTGATAGCCTGGGCTGCAATTAGCCGCCGGCGGCCCGCCCGGGGCTCCGgggccccctgcccaccccggCTCCGGCAGGGACACGCTTCCCCGGGGCACGGCCCCCCTTGCTGGGCGAGGGGCACACAACGTGCGGGAGCCGGGGAGCCCCAGCGTTGTCCCTGAAGCGCTTTGCAAGGCACCCCGGGGAGCCGTCGGGCTCCGCCGCAGGGACCGCGCATCTCGGAGGGGCGAGGAGAGATGGATGGCCGAGCGCTCGCCCACCCTCCGGCCGCACGACGACACCGCCGTCCCCGGGGTCAAGTCCCCCGTCCTGCGGACCCGGGCCGGCCGCCGTCCCCGCCCGCACACCCAGCTCCCGCTGCCCGTTCCCCGAAGCACtgccgctgccctgcccgtgtcccGGTGCTGCAACACTGGGGGGTTCCCAGGCGGGGGGACCCCGGGGTTGGGGCTGCCATAACATTTAGCGACGTGGTCCCCCCCCGACGTGCGGGGGGCTCTGCCCTTCGCCTCACACGGGCTAAGGAGAGCACAGGGCGGCGGgacccctgccctccccccgcGGCCCGTGGGGAAGGGTGCAGGCGTCCGCGGCCCACCGCCCCTCGCaccttccccccccgcccccccccggggggATCAAGTTCACGCCCGACCCACCGGTGCGGGGCCAATGGGGCAGGGGCCCATTTCCAtacggcccggcccggccccgccgccctcaGAGGCCCCGGCGGCGCCgcagcagggaggcagcggccggcgggcggccgggccgagccccgcagcccccgcatGGAGCGCTAGGGCCGCGGGCAGCATGTTCAGCCCGGacggggggctgccggccgcCCCTTTCGGCCTCCTGCCCGACGCCGGGCCGCCCTTTCCCCGCGGCGGCTTCGACGGGGCGGCCGCCCAGCCGCTCTTCTTCCCGTTCGCCGCCGAGCCCGAGGCCAGCCGCGacccgccgccggcccgcgcCTGGCTGCCCCCGCCTGCCGGGCCGCCCGCCAAGGCGGAGgcgcgcccggcccggccctgccgccaGCCCTCGCCCGAGCCCCGCGCCGCGGCCTGCTGCGGCCCGGCCTGGCCCGCCCCGCCTTGGGCCgggcccgcgccccccggcgCCGCCAACgccgccctgcccggcccgcccttccccggccccgccggcggcgccTTCCCCGGCGCCCAGCTCTGCCCCGCCGCCCTGCAGCCGGGCTCCGGCGGCCTCGCCGCGCTGGGCAGTAGCGGCAGCTCCAGCGGCGCCGCCAGCGAGGGCGGCCACTCCAGCGACAGCGGCGACGAGGTGAGACCCGACGGGacgggctgccctgccctgctgcccgcCGCCCGGCAGACGGGGtgccccgggccgccccgaCTCCAGGTACCGCGCTGCCCTCCGCGCCCCGGGACGGAGCCCGGGCGGGCCGCCCCGTCGGGGCCGGGCGTGCTTGGCCGCTGGCGGCCCGGGCAGAGGCGAGCGCGGAGCCCGCCGCGCTGTCCTGCCTGGCCGCTCCGTCGGGTGCCTGCGGGAGGAGCCCCAGCGTGGCCCGATGTGTCCCAGCGCTGGGGCTCGTCCCGGCTGGGTCAGGCGCTCCGCGGGGGGAGGCTGCTTTGGGGTGGGAAAAGGTGGTTTAGTAAACTGTGGGGCGGCTTATGCTTGTGCGAACCGTCCCTTGTACATGATGCTTCACGGACGTCGCGCACACGCGGGGCCGTCCCCTGCGCACGACGCTGAAGCCCAGCTCCGGCGGGATGCTGGGGGTCGCACAGCGCGGCCTCCccgggccctgccccgccgctgcccggtCCCCGGCAGCCCCCTCCGGCCCCCGGCCGCTCCCCCCGGGTCTCCGCGGGCACCGACGGCTGCCGGGGCGCGGGCAGGGCCAGCCTGGAGGCCGTCGGAGTGGGATGTGAGGGCTTGCGGGGCGGTCGCAGCGCGAGTTATCAGCATGGCTGGCGGTTGGGGTTCGGGTTTAGCTttgatatttttacattttggtGTAATACGAACCCGTCCCTCGCAGGCAAGCGCGCCTCGGGGGTAGCGGCAGATGATGCCGGGGGTGGGCGCGGAGCCCCGGCGAGCTGCGGCCGGGGGTGGTGGCTGGGTTTGTGCGGAGCCGCTGCCCACTGCGTGCCGCGGGGGGTCAGGGGCTCCCACGCGTGCCACGATAGGAGCGTGGAGAGGGATGCACGTCCCCCGGGGAGCCCCCTGCGGCGCTGGAGGGCGGGGGGGGTCCAGAAACGACTTCCTGGCCAAGGGAGGGTGAGGATTGCCCCGTTGCAGGACTGCTCCGGGCTCCTGGCTCCCGGTGTACGCTAGGAATGAAATGGCCAAGACTcggtggcagggagggacaTGTGTAAAATCCGGAATTTGCGCTGCAAATGTAGAAATCGGGtgaaagttttcaaaatgccCCCGCAGCAGCTGAAGGCTGcgctgcagggaggaggggaagcgTCTGGGTAAGCAGCTTTCCAGACGGAAAGAGCCTGGTTGTACCAAAGAGGTGTTTGAATCCCACTCGAGTCATGGGCGCTTTCCTCAGAGCCACGTCACCGGCCCTGGGTGCAGATGGGAGAGGGGCTGCGCCGTGCCCCAGAGCCGTGGGGCGGTGGGTGCCCACGCCCCGGGATGGCTGAGCCCGTGGGGACATGTGGTGGGAAGTGTGGGAGTGGAGCGATGCTGGGAGCCATCAGCAAATGTGCTCATCGGTGCTGCCTCTGGTCAGCCCACGAGGGTGTgagctgggggcagaggggacatTCCAGGGCATGTTGGGGCAGCGCGGGAGCTCTGGGTGCTCCTGGGGCCTGCTTTCTGTCCTGTGCCACCCTGGGCCTCCACCAGCATGGTGGGAGCTGGATGGTGTGCATAGTcgaggggggtgggtgggctgtCCAGGGAGTCCTGCgtggggcagggtggggtggaggTTTTGGGGTCCCTGAGCCGAGAGACCTTTTTGTTAAGGGGTTGGGGAAAGCCCTTCTGCCACCCAGCTCATTGCCCCCACGACCCCATCGCCCAGAAGTGGCAGTGGCTGGTGGGTATTTGCGCTGCCAGAGGCTCAGCCGACCCCactcctgtccccatcccacgCTGACCCCACCGCGCTGACAGACCCTGCTCTTGGTAGCCCCTGGGTGCAAGTTGTCTCCCTCAGTTTATCTCTGCCCCTGCCAGGATGCGCCAACCTCGGAAGAGCTGGAGCAGTTTGCCAAGGACCTCAAACACAAGCGCATCATGCTGGGCTTCACCCAGGCTGACGtggggctggctctggggaCCCTCTACGGTAAGGGTCGTCACCTCCTCCCTACCCccggggagaagggagaggcCTGGGAGGGGGGTGGAGCACCTGGGCGATGGAGAATTTCTGCTCTTTAGTGACCAGCAAAGGAGGCGCTGagcaccagccccagggctccTGGGCTTTCCAGCCGGAGCCCTGCTAAGTGCTCCTCAAGCTGGAAAGTTTTAATAACGAGGAACAGGTTTAAAATAGCTGCAGCTGCTTATTGAAGAGTGTTTTAAAATCCCTGCCGAAGCAGCAGGGAGAATGCCTTTCCTGGGGCTCCCATCCCCAGGGACCAGGGGGTGCTGGAGaggggaccctggggggctgctgaAGGAGGGAGATGCCCCGGTGTGGGGGCAGGAGCGGTGTGTGATGCTCTGCCTGTCCACGCAGGGAAGATGTTCAGCCAGACAACCATCTGCCGCTTCGAAGCGCTCCAGCTCAGCTTCAAGAACATGTGCAAGCTGAAGCCGCTGCTGCAGCGTTGGCTCAACGAGGCGGAGAACACGGACAACATGCAAGAGGTATGGGGCTGGGGGTCGGGTACCTGTGGTGATTggaccctggctggatgccaggtgcccaccatAGCTGCTCTAtcgcccccctccctccctcaaccggacaggggagagaaaatggaacaaaaggCTCATGGATCAGGATAAGGACtgggagatcactcagcaattgtcatcacgggcaaaacagactccgcttggggaaattagtttcaGACTCCGCTTGGGAAAATAAGTTTATgaccattcaaatcagaaaaacaccttcccccccacctATCCCTTCTTCCCAGACTCAACttaattcctgttttctctgcctcctccccccagGCAGTGCAGAGGATAGGGAATGAAggttacagtcagttcatcacgTGTCGttttgctgctccttcctcctcacactcttcccctgctctagAGTGGGTCTCTGCGGGGTCCCAAgccctgccagaaaacctgctctagctggggctcctctccccgcggggtcctccccaggctgcgggtggggatctgctccccgGTGGGCTCCATGGGCTTCCCcggaatctctgctccagcacctgaaGCCCCTCCTGCCACTGACCTTGGTGTTTGCagggttgttgctctcacaGTCTCACTCCTGTCTCCCTGTGGTGCAGAGTTGttgtttatttcttcccttcttaaTACgctatcccagaggtgctgccactgctgctgattAGCTTGGCCTTGGCTGGCGACGGGTTCATCTTGAAGCCACCTGGCTttggctccatcagacatggGAGTTCTGGcatctcacagaagccacccctgtagcacCCCCCCCTCTACCAAAACATTGCCAGGCAAACCCACTACAGTACTGCACACCAGCGAGCCCTCAAGCTGCAGATTCTCACTTTTACACATTTTTTGGTAGAGAAATGGGGAACAGCAGGCGTCTTGTGCCATAGCAGCATCTCCCTGCCATAGCTTTAGTCTGGCTGGA
The Falco naumanni isolate bFalNau1 chromosome 9, bFalNau1.pat, whole genome shotgun sequence DNA segment above includes these coding regions:
- the LOC121094309 gene encoding POU domain, class 5, transcription factor 3, which produces MFSPDGGLPAAPFGLLPDAGPPFPRGGFDGAAAQPLFFPFAAEPEASRDPPPARAWLPPPAGPPAKAEARPARPCRQPSPEPRAAACCGPAWPAPPWAGPAPPGAANAALPGPPFPGPAGGAFPGAQLCPAALQPGSGGLAALGSSGSSSGAASEGGHSSDSGDEDAPTSEELEQFAKDLKHKRIMLGFTQADVGLALGTLYGKMFSQTTICRFEALQLSFKNMCKLKPLLQRWLNEAENTDNMQEMCNAEQVLAQARKRKRRTSIETNVKGTLENFFRKCVKPSPQEISQIAEDLNLDKDVVRVWFCNRRQKGKRLLLPFGNEAEGVMYDMNQSLVPTGLPIPVTSQGYSLAPSPPVYMPPFHKAEMFPQALQPGLSMSNSGH